AAGCATGCCTTGAGAACGGACCTTCCCAACCTTCTGAATTTGTGGCAGAGATTATTTTCAGACGCTGAGCTGTTAGACTAAATCGTATATCGATGAAATGATTAGTTTGTCAACACGAATTTTACATATCGGGAACCTCAAAACATTAACTTAGGCAACGTCGCTGATGTCTAAAATCCTTATTAATTTTGAGGAAAAAATGAATGAAAGCTTTATTACTCTATCCTCTTTTTCCCAAAACTTTCTGGTCCTATGACCGTTTTATGGAAATGGCTGACCTGAAGGCATTTATTCCACCTTTGGGAATCATTACAGTGGCCGCACTCTTGCCCAAGGAATGGGAAGTTCGGTTCTATGACCGCAACGTTACGCTTGAAACAGAGGCAGATTGGGAGTGGTGTGACATCATTATTCTGTCTGCCATGATTGTTCAACGAGAAGACTTTCACCATCTCATTCATAAAGCCATACACCATGGAAAAAAAGTGGCTGTTGGAGGTCCATACCCGACATCACTTCCTGAACACGCTCTGGATTCAGGTGCTCACTATTTGATCTTGGATGAAGGAGAAATCACAGTACCCCAATTTCTCGAAGCGATCGCGGAGGGACAGGAACAGGGTATTTTTCGAGCTACAGAAAAGCCAGATGTCACGCTTAGCCCTCTGCCTCGCTTTGACTTGCTGCAGCGAGATGATTACTTGATGATGGCTATCCAATTTTCCCGAGGTTGTCCCTTTAACTGCGAATTTTGCGACATTATTAATCTTTATGGTCGCAAACCCCGTACCAAGGACATAGACCAGACGCTGGCAGAATTACAGGCGCTTTATGAGTTGGGGTGGCGAGGTTCCATCTTTATCGTGGATGACAACTTCATTGGTAATCAGCGGAATGTAAAGCGATTATTGCGATCGCTGATCCCCTGGATGCAAGAGCGCCATTACCCCTTTACTTTTGTAACAGAAGCCTCGGTCAACCTTGCTGAAGATCTAGAACTACTAGATTTAATGGTTCAAGCCGGGTTTTATGGGGTATTTCTGGGGATTGAGACTCCAGATCAGGACAGCCTCCAGGTGACAGGCAAGCATCAGAATACTCGCAATCCACTGGCCGAAGCTTGCCAGAAAATTAACCAGGCCGGATTGATGATTTATGCAGGCTTTATCATTGGTTTTGATGGTGAGCGAGCGGGGGCTGGACAGCGAATTCAATCCTTTGTAGAAGAAACCTCTATCCCTCAACCCATGTTGGGCATTTTACAGGCTCCTCCCAACACAGCCCTATGGAGTCGCCTGCAAAACGAGCAACGACTCATCCACCACTATGAAAATGATGCTTCCATCGAATTTGGCGACCAGAACACTCTTATGAATTTCGTTCCGACTCGCCCGTTGAATGAAATTGCCTACGAGTATGTTGCGGCCCTTTGGACGATGTATGAACCTTCAGCTTACCTCAAACGTTGTCTCAAGCATTGTCTCAACATCACACCCAATCCCTATATACAACAGCAGATATATTTCCCCGTAGGAAAAGCAGTTCAGCTTATCAGCCGATTAATCTGGAAGCAAGGGATCCGAATGAAAACCATTCGAAACCAGTTTTGGCAGCAACTGTGGCTGATCTTGAGAACGAAGCCGCAGTTCCTCGGACTCTATCTTGGGTTGTGCGCGGCGGGAGAGCATTTCTGGGAGTATCGACTGTTAACACGAGAGAGAATTACGCAGCAACTTGGTTATGATCCGTTGGTTACCCTCCAGCCAACTAATCAGTGAATATTAGGGTGCAGGATCGAATTGGTCTGCTCCGTATGTTTAAGCATACTTTTCAGCACTTGATCAACGCTTTTTGAACTTCGGTTGTGTTGCGATCGCTCGCTCGTTCATCCATACCCATGGGCGTCCAGTGGTGAACTACATTCATGATCATTGGCAACCGGGCGATCGCCTCTATGTGTTCCGTGAAGCCAAGCGTCAGTTCGCGTTCTATGGGCCAAAGGCAGGCTTTAAGCCGGAGGACTATATTCTGGGTAATCAGGATTTGCTAGAAGTGGATGAATGGTCGGGCGAGGCTTTGAAGAAATATCGGCGCGACGTTGAAGCGTTGTCCGGGCAGTCGCAACTTTGGTTTTTACTGGCGCGTAAGCCTGAGGCTGATCAAGGCGCGCTTTTAGCTGATCTCAGTCACGTTGGAACCCAATTAGACACCTACACGAAACCGGGTGCGCTGGGATGCCTATACGATATGCGTCGCGATGCTGGGGGGAATGAGTAAAGTTTAAGATTGCCAGAGCATACACCAGAAACATGGAGGATGCAGGCTATTCTGAAGGTGTTTGCTTAAGCGGGTCGGTGCCCTATGGCTGATTCAAATACAACTCATCAAGACAACCTGGCGATCGCCACTCCTGAAGTGCTCCTCCAAGCCTATGCTCAGGGGAAGCGAAGTTTTTCGGGTATTAGTTTAAGCGGTGCAGCGCTAAGTGGCGTGGACTTAAAAGGTGCAGATCTGAGCTACGCAGATTTCAGTGATGCTGACCTCAGCCACGCCAGTTTGCGCGGTGTCGATTTTAGCTATGCTATTCTGCGCGGAGCGAATTTGTTGAAGGCTGATTTGCGCGGTGCAATGCTGATTGGCACTGATCTCCAAGACGCTATTGTGACGGACGCAAATTTTCACGATGCCGATTTTGATCCAGCAGAAACGCGATTTCCCCACGGATTTGACCCCATTAAGGCGGAAATGAAGAGCGATCGCCAGTCGGGCTAGGAGGATCTACAAGTGCTAACGGGACTTCACGATGCGGCTCGGATCACGATTTAGTTCACGCTAGGATAGATAAGACTATTCAGAGACCTGTGAGGACGGATCTATGTTTTTAGACGAACTATCTCCCCTTTTTCAAGAATTTACGCGCCAGCCTGTTGCCTTTTTAGGGGGCTTAGCCTCTGGGTTTTTGCGTCTGAATTTAGCTGAAGATCCGGTCAAGAGTTGGCTCGACCGGCAAGCGGGCGTATCTACTACAGCACCGTCTAGCAACAACGGTAAAAGTAGTGGCCCCCAGTCAATCACGATTGATTAAAGCGACTCTCAACATTGAGTACTTTGGTGTGGTGGGCTGATTGCGTACAGCTAAACTCTGGGCACAATCGTTCACCACTATGCGTTTCTAACTCAAACCTAAAACCTCAAAACTCAAAATTGGGATTACTGCACCGCCGCTTCCAGCATTTGCAAGCGACCTGTTGACGCATCAATTTCCACCTCTGCACCGATGGGTAAGGTAAGCACAGGCTCAAGATGGCCGATCATGGCTCCTGACCATGCCGGAATCCCTAATGGTTCAATATGATCTCGAAGCACGTCCATCAGCGTTAGCGATCCGTAGTCCGGATCGGGGCCACAATCGCTACACTGCCCAAAGATAAATCCCGCTAGCTGATCGAACCATCCCGCGAGTTTTAGCTGGGTGATCATCCGATCGATGCGATAAATATATTCCCCAACGTCTTCAAGAAATAGGATTGCGCCTTCCAAATTCGGTACGTAGGGCGATCCGGTAATGCCCGACAGCACGGACAGGTTTCCTCCTACCAAGCGACCCCGCGCCACTCCCGGTGTAATGGTCTGAATGCGGCCTTCCACTTGCATCAGGCGATCGCTGTCGGTATCTGTACGCCCGCTCTGGAAGCTGAGCATGTCACCGTCAAACAAGACCCGGCGGAAGTAATTCGTCTCTTCAGTTCGCCATGAGGCAAGACCATTGGGGCCATGAAAGGTGACAATATGACTTTGAGCGTTAATGCCCCAAATGAGAGACGAGATGTCGCTAAACCCGATGATAATTTTGGGGTTTTGGGCAATTAACTCGTAATCCAAATAGGGCAACAGACGGCTACAGCCCCATCCGCCCTGAATCGGAATGAGGGCTTTAATGGTGGGATCGGCAAAAAATGCGTTGATGTCGGCGGCGCGATCGCGATCGTGGCCACCTAGATAGCCATAGCGGTCATAGATGTGTTCGCCCAGTTTGGGAACCAGTCCTAAGCCTTGCATCGCCTCGATGACAATGTTGACATCGTCCGTTTCAAACGCGGCTCGTGCAGGACTAATCAGACCCACGGCATCTCCGGGCTGAAGTCGCGGCGGCTTGCGAATACTGCTAGAACTGGCTTGGGCGGAGGTGGTGATCAGAGGGGCGATCGCGGCTCCGGTGGCAACAGCGGCAGAGGTGGCAAGGAACTGGCGACGGTTAGACATAGAACTGCAACACCGAAAAAGCAAAACTAGAATAGAGCGATCGCCCTGATTCCATAAGCGATCGTTGAAAAACGCAACACTTGTCCGGGCACAGTCCAAGTTCCGTGAAGGTGGATGAAGACGATAGGCTCACGCTAAGCTGACGATAGGACGATTCTTTCCCCGCTCTCTTCATGCCGCCCATCCAGGACTACTACGACATCCTGAACGTACCGAGAACAGCTACGCTCGCCGAAATTAAGCAAGCCTTCCGCCGCTTAGCCCGTCAGTATCACCCGGATCTCAGCCCCGACAATCCAAACGCAGAAGCCATTTTTAAGAAAATCTGCGAAGCCTACGAAATCATTCAAGATCACGCCTGCAAGGGACGCCCCCGATCCTCGGATCAGTCTCCAGAGGACACCGCCAGTCAAATTGATGCCTACGTGGCCGGGGTTCAGTACATGCTGGATCAAAACTACTTGGCAGCCCTCAACTGCTTCTCCGAGGCGATCGCCCAGGCTCCCAACTTCGCGCCTGCCTACCTGAAACGGTGCCAGGTTTATCTGTATCTCGCCAACTATCGTGCTGTCCTGCGCGACTGTCAACAACTCCTGATCCTGCAACCGGATTCTGCTGAGGGCTATTACTATCGAGGTCGCGCCCGCTACCGTTTGGGCTATATTCAGTCCGCCATCGATGCCTATGACCGAGCGATCGCCCTTGATCCACTCTATGCCACCGCCTATTACCATCGTGGCGTGGCGTATGTGGATCTCAAAAATCAGTCCCAAGCCATTGACGATCTCCAGATCGCGGCCAAACAATTCCAAACCCTTGGAGACAGGAGCGGTTATCAACTCGCTCAGAAGACGCTGCACAGTATTCGCAACCGAGGGCTATACAAATGGCGATCGCTAGTTACGGGTCTGGTTCCAGCCCTTGTCCTTGTCCTCAGAGCGATTCCCTGGATTCTAATGAACCCCGAAACCCAGCTTCTAACAACCTTTCAACACCTACAGCGCTACCAAATTGCTGCCGGAACAGGGATTGGACTGGCGATCGCCGCTGTCAGTCTATTTACGCTCGGTGTCACGATGGGCTGGCAGTCTGTGGTACCGATGGCGTGGCCGGAAATGGCCTTCATTGGCTGCATCGTTGCAATCAGTCTAGTCTTGGTGAGTGCGATCGCCCGGTGGGCCTTTGATCGGCGCACAAGCAGCTTGTCGGGGGACTGTTTTGTCGTCGGTGTGGCACTGTTACCCCTCGGTATCCTGCCCCTGATTGGAGCCGTGCTGTTGGGAACCGGAACGTTTAGCGTAATGGCGATCGCCCTTGTCGCCTTTTGGTATGCCGGATTACTTCTGTATCTAGGATTTACCAAGGTGCAGGACATCCCGTCTGGGTATGCGGCAATGTTGGTGCCGTTAGTTCTCTTGCTAAGTAGCAGGATTGTACGGTTAATCTGGTTATTTTCCGGGGCGTAAACTTCACTCCACTACGCTAATCGTGCCGCGCATTCCCGCCTCTGCGTGTCCTGGAATAGAACAATGCAGTTCGTATTCCCCAGCCTTTTGCGGCACAAAATACCATTCGGCGGTCGTACTAGGACGCAACTCTAAATCACGGATTGCACCTTTAATCTCGACGTTTCCGGCTTCGACTTTTTGCGTCCAAATGGTGTCAGCAAAGTTTTTAGCCGTAAAGTAATGCTTCTCCGGACTAGGATTGTCGAGTTTAAGCACATAGCGCTGGCCAACCTGAAACTGGAGGTGATCCGGCACAAATTTTAACTCGCCTGATGGTGTGCCCAAATGGACAGAGACAGATTGGGGAGCACGAGTCGCGGCGATCGCCCCATCCCATCCCCAGACCAAACTGAGGCCAACTATTAATACCAGAACGACGACTCTGCTGAAAACTCGAATCCAAGCCTGGAGAGTTGGAAATCTAGCTGAAATAGTCATAAGGATTGTCCTCCTTGTGGCGATGGGCTCATCCAATGATTGTTCCACTAAAAAAGCAGTCCTGCGGGGTGCAGAACTGCTGGGAGTTCAAAGCGAGGATTAACCCTAGCGAACTGCTGTAGGACTAGCAATCGGCTTCATCAAGTACAGACGAAGCAGGTTCCAGCCAATCGATGCAATATGAGGCAGCTTCTGGATGAATTGAACTGCTTTCGGTGCATTCGATTCAGAGATTTGGGTGATTTTCATGTTGCTAGCTGCACAGTCATCCAATGTTTTGAAGAATTCTGGGTGATCCACGTTCAGAATCACGGGGAAAACGCGAGCAGCCGTATCATTGGTTTTTCGAATCACCTCAATATCGTAATCACGCGCATTTAGCCCAATTGCCTCATAAAAGCCAGACCGCTGCAAGTCATTGAGATACATGGTTGCAAAGACCGACAGCAGGAAGAACCGACACCAGAGGCGTGCTTTCCAGTCGTTCAAAATTTCAGGCTGCGATCGCATCACGGCATCAAAGAAATCACCATGACGGTTTTCATCCTGGCACCAGTTCTCGAAGAAGCGGAAGATAGGGTAGAGGCGATCCTCTGGGTGCGCCTCCAGATGGCGATAAATGGTGATATAGCGCCAGTAGCCAATCTTCTCCGAGAGATAGGTGGCGTAGAAAATAAACTTGGGTTTGAAGAAAGTGTATTTGCGGTGCTGAGTCAAAAAGCCCAGATCCAGCGTGAGGTTAAAGTCCGACAGCGCTTTATTCAAGAAGCCCGCATGACGAGCTTCATCGCGGGACATCAGCAGGAAGCCCTCCGCCAGCACCGGACTGCGATCCTTCAGCTTGCGGGAAAGTTCCTTATAGAGCAAAAAGCCCGAAAACTCTGCAGTGCAGGAGCGCTCTAGGAATTCAACGAACAGACGACGAGTTTCGCCGTCGATGTGATCCCAAGACTGCTGAAACTCTTCATCACGCACAAAGTGATGGCGGTTATAGTCAGCCCGGAACTCTTCCAAAATCGCGTTTAACTCGTCCTCATTAACGGAGATATCCATTGCCGCCATTTCTTCAAAGTCGGTTGTGTAAAACCGTGGCGTGAGAATGGTTTCCTTAGCAGGGGACTTTACCCCAGGACGCATTTCTTGAAATTCAGGTTTTTTGAGGGAATCTACCATGGTTCCTTTAAACAACGCATGTTGTGAATTCACTGCCCAGATGTCTCAGGAGTAGGCTGAAGCTTTGCAGCAAGCTTACCCTGAAAACCTCTGTCAGGGTCTATGGGCTGAATAACGTTGGCTAAATAGACCAGAATGCAGCAGCTCTTATTGGATCTCAGTCTACCAAGCTATCGGGGGGTGCGATCGCCCAAAAATGTTAAGACTTGCAACACTTGGATGGAATAATTCGCAATTATTTACAGTTGTCTGCAAGACGGGTTCTATTTGGGTCAACGGCTTTAAGGTTTGAGAGATTGCCTTATCCCCATGTTTCGGCTTCTTGATTCCCACGATCGAGACAGTCTTGGCCTGACCAAAAGAATTCAATCCGATAGGACGCAATGCGGATTAAATCCCCATCCCGTAGCCGCATCCGCTGCATAGGGTCGAGTCGGCGTCGATTGACCCAGCTTCCATTCGCGCTGTTGAGATCGGTAATGTAGAATCCGTCGGTGGCCGTGAAGCCAACCGCTGCATGAAATCGGGAAATGGACATATGCCGAATGGAGATATCGCACGTGGAATTGCGCCCGATCAGCCAGTTTGAAGCGGTTTCTGTAATTAAACCACCGCGTGAGTGCGACAAATTTGTGATCAAAAAGGCTGTCCGCTCAGTGGTGACAGCCTGAATATAAAATTCTGCCGCCTGACAACGGTGCTGAGCATTGAGTGCTGGATACAGCAATGTTCTGACTTGGTCGAGATCTTGATCTAAATCCGCCAACAGTTGAACGGACAGAACCGGATTCTGCTTCAGGAATTGGTCAGGCAGGGACTCTGAGGAGCTTGGAAGGGATTGGTTCAGCATGATAGCAACAAGTTGGATGTCTCAAACAAACGGGGCCAATGTTCGGAGTTTGGAGACACGAAGCCCTGAAAGGCAAAGATAGCGATCGCCCGTTCCCAATCGATACCACTGCAAGTAGTCGAATAGCGGGCGAGCTGTTAAGTACTGGTCGTCGTAATTGAGCGATCGCCTAGCCAAGAGGCACGTAAGAACATACTTAACATCACCACTGAGCCAGCGGCTAGAAGGGCGAAGCACTGATGTACTGTGACCCCTCACCACAGCGAAGCACCCTGCAAACGTTCTCATATTGCCAGCGCTGCTCCCCGCATTAAACGTCAGAGCGTTCGGTGAGATCAATGAGATGACCTATCAGGTTCATCAAAACTTAATGGGACTTCTCAAAATCGGCGGTATTGGCGCAGCTTCTTTAAAGTCTCCTTAATCAAAATTTCCCTGGGATAATGGGTTTGGGGATGCATCGATGCGAGTCTCGCCCATGACATGATCTGCAATCGCAAATCGCAATTGAAATCAGCATCTATGGCCGTAGAGGAGATAGTTAGGACAAAGGGGATGTGGGGGCTGTTACCCGACGCAGGGGTGAAACCCCTGTCTTCCGTCCTAACCAACCCTTTGGTTGCTATACGCCCACAGCAATCCCAAAGAAATACAGCCGGGGATTTTGAACGACACAACCCATAACCTGTATACAATCAGCCAAGCACACCGGGATCTTTTTACGAAGCGATTCAGTCCTGTGGGTCTTCGCCATCATTTTTCGAATTCCGATGGATTGATGATGGGATACGCCAGCGTTTAGGGGATACTTAGAAGAGGTTAAGATCCAGAACACTCATGAAATCGTATCTAGCGGCAGCCGTCCAAATGAATAGCCTGCCGGATTTGGAGAAAAATCTAGCCCAGGCAGAAGACTTAATTGAACTGGCCGTTCGGCAGGGAGCAGAGTTGGTTGGGCTTCCTGAGAATTTCTCGTTTCTCGGAAATGAAGCGGCGAAGTTGGCAAATGCAGAGCAGATTGCCGACCAAAGTGAAAAATTTTTGAAGACAATGGCTCAGCGTTATCAGATTACGCTGCTGGGTGGGGGATTTCCAGTTCCAACGGAACAGGGCAAAGTGAACAATGTTGCCCTCTTAGTGGGGCCAGACGGACAGGAACTCTCCCGATATGCGAAAGTGCACCTGTTTGATGTCAACTTACCGGATGGCAATACCTATCAAGAGTCCCAAACGGTTCTAGCGGGTGTACAATTGCCGTCTATGTATCCCTCCAAGGAACTGGGGAATATAGGACTTTCGGTTTGCTACGATGTGCGTTTTCCGGAACTCTACCGTCACCTGTCTCAGATGGGAGCGGAGGTGCTATTTATTCCAGCCGCATTTACGGCCTATACCGGAAAAGATCATTGGCAGGTTTTACTGCAAGCCAGAGCCATTGAAAATACTGCTTACGTCATTGCGCCGGCCCAAACCGGGAAACACAATTCCCTCCGTCAGTCTCACGGCCATGCTGTGATTGTTGATCCTTGGGGGGTGGTTCTAGCCGATGCGGGCGATAAGCCTGGAGTGGCGATCGCTTCCATCGATCCATCTCGATTAGATCAAGTACGTCGTCAGATGCCGAGCTTGAAGCACCGCGTATTTCTATAATGTCTAAGCAAGTGTCTAAACGTGGAACTCTGAAAGTGCCAAAATAAACTGAACCGCCATCATAAATCCAGCACAATATCATGAGTCCTCAAACCCCATAACTGTCGCTAGTCCAGACCCTCAGAAACCTGTAGAGTATACAGGATGGAGACTGGTCGATAGGGTCAGTCTTATGTGCTTGGATGTCCTACGCAAATACTGAAGCCATGCTTTCAATTTTTCATGTTGTTCCCCTGCTTGCCGCTGCATCAGAGGCGGAGGTAGAGGCGTCTGGTTTTGTGTTAGCAGGAACGCTCTTGAGTCTGATTGCAGTCTACATTGCAGCCAAACTTGGAGGCGAACTGTGCGCTCGGATCAATCTTCCTCCAGTTTTGGGGGAACTAGTCGGGGGAGTGGTGGTTGGCGTCTCCGCTTTAAATGTTCTCGTTTTTCCCGGTGAATTTGGCGATGCGTCAACGTCGTTAATTATCAACTTCCTGGAAACGGCGGCAGGCTTGCCTCCCGAAGCCGCTACCTCGGTCTTCGAAGCCCAAAGCGAAGTGATTGAGATTTTGTCCGAGTTAGGAGTGATCATCCTCCTGTTCGAAATTGGGCTGGAATCGGATCTGAAAGAACTGATTCGAGTGGGGCCGCAGGCAGCCATTGTGGCAGTCATTGGTGTCGTGGTTCCCTTCGCCTTGGGTACGGCAGGATTGCTCACCATTTTCCATGTTGATACGGTTCCCGCTATCTTTGCGGGAGCCGCTTTAACCGCCACCAGTATTGGCATTACCGCAAAAGTACTCGCAGAACTTCAGCAGCTTAGCTCCAAAGAAGGGCAGATTATTATCGGTGCTGCTGTCTTAGATGACATTTTGGGCATCATCGTGCTTGCTGTTGTTGCCAGCCTTGCCAAAACCGGCGAAGTCCAGGTTGGCAACATTATTTACTTGATTGTGGCGGCGGCGGTTTTCCTGATCGGCTCGATTTTTATCGGCAGATTGCTGAGTACCTACTTTGTCAGCATGGTTGAGAAAATGCGGACGC
This genomic window from Synechococcales cyanobacterium T60_A2020_003 contains:
- a CDS encoding B12-binding domain-containing radical SAM protein, producing the protein MKALLLYPLFPKTFWSYDRFMEMADLKAFIPPLGIITVAALLPKEWEVRFYDRNVTLETEADWEWCDIIILSAMIVQREDFHHLIHKAIHHGKKVAVGGPYPTSLPEHALDSGAHYLILDEGEITVPQFLEAIAEGQEQGIFRATEKPDVTLSPLPRFDLLQRDDYLMMAIQFSRGCPFNCEFCDIINLYGRKPRTKDIDQTLAELQALYELGWRGSIFIVDDNFIGNQRNVKRLLRSLIPWMQERHYPFTFVTEASVNLAEDLELLDLMVQAGFYGVFLGIETPDQDSLQVTGKHQNTRNPLAEACQKINQAGLMIYAGFIIGFDGERAGAGQRIQSFVEETSIPQPMLGILQAPPNTALWSRLQNEQRLIHHYENDASIEFGDQNTLMNFVPTRPLNEIAYEYVAALWTMYEPSAYLKRCLKHCLNITPNPYIQQQIYFPVGKAVQLISRLIWKQGIRMKTIRNQFWQQLWLILRTKPQFLGLYLGLCAAGEHFWEYRLLTRERITQQLGYDPLVTLQPTNQ
- a CDS encoding pentapeptide repeat-containing protein — protein: MADSNTTHQDNLAIATPEVLLQAYAQGKRSFSGISLSGAALSGVDLKGADLSYADFSDADLSHASLRGVDFSYAILRGANLLKADLRGAMLIGTDLQDAIVTDANFHDADFDPAETRFPHGFDPIKAEMKSDRQSG
- a CDS encoding LD-carboxypeptidase, whose translation is MSNRRQFLATSAAVATGAAIAPLITTSAQASSSSIRKPPRLQPGDAVGLISPARAAFETDDVNIVIEAMQGLGLVPKLGEHIYDRYGYLGGHDRDRAADINAFFADPTIKALIPIQGGWGCSRLLPYLDYELIAQNPKIIIGFSDISSLIWGINAQSHIVTFHGPNGLASWRTEETNYFRRVLFDGDMLSFQSGRTDTDSDRLMQVEGRIQTITPGVARGRLVGGNLSVLSGITGSPYVPNLEGAILFLEDVGEYIYRIDRMITQLKLAGWFDQLAGFIFGQCSDCGPDPDYGSLTLMDVLRDHIEPLGIPAWSGAMIGHLEPVLTLPIGAEVEIDASTGRLQMLEAAVQ
- a CDS encoding DnaJ domain-containing protein, with amino-acid sequence MPPIQDYYDILNVPRTATLAEIKQAFRRLARQYHPDLSPDNPNAEAIFKKICEAYEIIQDHACKGRPRSSDQSPEDTASQIDAYVAGVQYMLDQNYLAALNCFSEAIAQAPNFAPAYLKRCQVYLYLANYRAVLRDCQQLLILQPDSAEGYYYRGRARYRLGYIQSAIDAYDRAIALDPLYATAYYHRGVAYVDLKNQSQAIDDLQIAAKQFQTLGDRSGYQLAQKTLHSIRNRGLYKWRSLVTGLVPALVLVLRAIPWILMNPETQLLTTFQHLQRYQIAAGTGIGLAIAAVSLFTLGVTMGWQSVVPMAWPEMAFIGCIVAISLVLVSAIARWAFDRRTSSLSGDCFVVGVALLPLGILPLIGAVLLGTGTFSVMAIALVAFWYAGLLLYLGFTKVQDIPSGYAAMLVPLVLLLSSRIVRLIWLFSGA
- a CDS encoding biphenyl 2,3-dioxygenase; translated protein: MTISARFPTLQAWIRVFSRVVVLVLIVGLSLVWGWDGAIAATRAPQSVSVHLGTPSGELKFVPDHLQFQVGQRYVLKLDNPSPEKHYFTAKNFADTIWTQKVEAGNVEIKGAIRDLELRPSTTAEWYFVPQKAGEYELHCSIPGHAEAGMRGTISVVE
- the acsF gene encoding magnesium-protoporphyrin IX monomethyl ester (oxidative) cyclase; the protein is MVDSLKKPEFQEMRPGVKSPAKETILTPRFYTTDFEEMAAMDISVNEDELNAILEEFRADYNRHHFVRDEEFQQSWDHIDGETRRLFVEFLERSCTAEFSGFLLYKELSRKLKDRSPVLAEGFLLMSRDEARHAGFLNKALSDFNLTLDLGFLTQHRKYTFFKPKFIFYATYLSEKIGYWRYITIYRHLEAHPEDRLYPIFRFFENWCQDENRHGDFFDAVMRSQPEILNDWKARLWCRFFLLSVFATMYLNDLQRSGFYEAIGLNARDYDIEVIRKTNDTAARVFPVILNVDHPEFFKTLDDCAASNMKITQISESNAPKAVQFIQKLPHIASIGWNLLRLYLMKPIASPTAVR
- a CDS encoding FHA domain-containing protein; the protein is MLNQSLPSSSESLPDQFLKQNPVLSVQLLADLDQDLDQVRTLLYPALNAQHRCQAAEFYIQAVTTERTAFLITNLSHSRGGLITETASNWLIGRNSTCDISIRHMSISRFHAAVGFTATDGFYITDLNSANGSWVNRRRLDPMQRMRLRDGDLIRIASYRIEFFWSGQDCLDRGNQEAETWG
- a CDS encoding carbon-nitrogen hydrolase family protein, producing the protein MKSYLAAAVQMNSLPDLEKNLAQAEDLIELAVRQGAELVGLPENFSFLGNEAAKLANAEQIADQSEKFLKTMAQRYQITLLGGGFPVPTEQGKVNNVALLVGPDGQELSRYAKVHLFDVNLPDGNTYQESQTVLAGVQLPSMYPSKELGNIGLSVCYDVRFPELYRHLSQMGAEVLFIPAAFTAYTGKDHWQVLLQARAIENTAYVIAPAQTGKHNSLRQSHGHAVIVDPWGVVLADAGDKPGVAIASIDPSRLDQVRRQMPSLKHRVFL
- a CDS encoding cation:proton antiporter → MSYANTEAMLSIFHVVPLLAAASEAEVEASGFVLAGTLLSLIAVYIAAKLGGELCARINLPPVLGELVGGVVVGVSALNVLVFPGEFGDASTSLIINFLETAAGLPPEAATSVFEAQSEVIEILSELGVIILLFEIGLESDLKELIRVGPQAAIVAVIGVVVPFALGTAGLLTIFHVDTVPAIFAGAALTATSIGITAKVLAELQQLSSKEGQIIIGAAVLDDILGIIVLAVVASLAKTGEVQVGNIIYLIVAAAVFLIGSIFIGRLLSTYFVSMVEKMRTRGQLILSSLVVVFFLSFIGAAIQLEAILGAFAAGLILAETSKREELEEQVIPIADMFVPIFFVVVGARTDVSVLNPFVPENREGLIIATFLVIIAILGKVVTSVGVFGQPGINRLAIGVGMIPRGEVGLVFAGVGSASGVLSESLDAAIIVMVILTTFLAPPLLRVVFREAAEVPALEVADGQSVTITGKAVETEEAESP